The genomic stretch GGTGATTTTTCGGTAGCGGCGGACATCGGCAGAAAGTTCTCGTGCTTACAGCAGGCGATGCCGGGAAAGATCCTGCACGTCGATCACGCCCGCCACGCGCGAGCCCTCCACCACCACGATTTCGTCCACCTGATGGGCACGCAGCAGCGCCAGCGCTTCCACGGCCAGCGCATCCTTCGCGATCTGCACCGGTCGCTGCGTCATGTGCTTGCCCACGGGTTCGTCGGCGATGTCAGTGGATTGATTGAACAGGCGCGCAAAGTCGCCATGCGTAAAAATGCCTCCGAGCTGCCCGTCGGCGGATTCGATGACGGCCGCCCCGTTCTTGCCCGCGCTCATTTTGCGCAGGACCGTCCGCACCGTCTCGTCCGCGGCGACGAGCGTGATCCGTTCCCGCCCGCGCATCACGTCCGTGACCTGGGTGAGCAGCGCGCGACCGAGACTTCCGCTCGGATGATAGCGCGAGAAATCCTCCCGACTCATCCCCTTTGCCTCGAGCACGACCATCGCCAGCGCATCGCCCAGCGCAAGCATCGCCGTGGTGCTCGACGTCGGCGCCAGATTCAGCGGACAGGCCTCCTTCTCGACGGCCACGTTCAGCGTCACCGTGCTCAGCCGGGCCAGAGTGGAATCCGGCACTCCGGTGATTCCCAAAATCTCGACATTGAACCGGCGAAGCACGGAAAGCGTCTTCAGCAATTCCTCGGTCTCGCCGCCGTAACTCAGCGCGATCACCACGTCGCCATCCTCGACGACGCCCACATCGCCGTGCAGCGCGTTCAGGGCATTCAGCACCACGCACACGCACCCCGTGCTCGCGAAGGTCGCCGCGATCTTGTCCCCGATCTGCCCGGACTTGCCGACGCCGATGACAATAATCTTCCCGCCGCGAGCAATGCCGCCGAGCAGCAGGCGCACTCCGCGCACGAATTCCGCGCCCAACCGGCCTTTCAGCTTTTCCAGCTCCTCGATCTCGATAGCCAGCACCTGTCCGGCCCGTTCCAGAATCGCTTCGTCGGTAAGAGGTAACAGCATCGTAAGAAAATCGGAGACGCCCGAAGGAATCGCCCGCCAGCGTTATCGGCGCAACGAACCCCGGCAAGAAAATTACCCTGATGGACGAAGCCCGTCCGTGGCGCCCCAAAGAAATTCATTGCATTTTGCCGCACTTGTGGGATCGTCGAACCTGTTCTGGGGGGAACAGCAGGCCGTCGTGGCATTCGTCGCGGCGGCCTGCATTTTTTATGTCCCCGATTCTTCTGCCGCCTGAAGGCGTTCGCATTCTTCCGAAATCCGGGCGCGAGCGAGCCGTTTTAGGAGAATCGTTGAAAATCCAAGGCCGGAATCGGCCGGGAAAAATGCTCGGGGGGGGACTTGAACCCCCATGCCTTGCGGCATGCGCCCCTCAAACGCACGTGTCTGCCATTTCACCACCCGAGCTTAAGTGGAACGCGCGGAGATTTCTCGCCTCGCGTGAAAGGAGGGGCAGTGTCTCACGAAACTTTCCGGGCGCAAGAAAGAAATTTCGCTTGAACCAAATTCCTTTCGCTGTCACTTTCCCCGGTTCTCACAAGGCATTTTTTATGGCATACGCAATTGTTCAAACCGGCGGCAAGCAATACCGCGTCGCAGAAGGCGACTTGATCGACGTGGAAAAGCTCGATCTGGAAGCCGGCAAGGATGCCGTCCTCGATGTTCTCTTTTTCGCGGACGGTGACAAGGTTCAGTTCGGCTCTCCCCTTCTCGCGGGCGCCTCGGTCACGGCCGAAGTCGTCGAGCAGCACAAGGGCGAGAAAGTCATCGCTTACAAATACAAGCGCCGCAAGGGCTATCACCGCACCGTCGGTCATCGCCGCCAGCTCACGAAGCTCAAGATCAAATCCATCTCCATCTAATTACCCGCCATGGCACATAAAAAAGGACAGGGCAGCGTCAAGAACGGACGCGATAGCACGAGCAAGCGCCTCGGCGTGAAGAAGTTCGGCGGAGAATCCGTCGTCGCCGGCAACATCATCATCCGCCAGCGCGGCACGAAGTTCATCCCCGGCCGCAACGTCGGTCTGGGCCGCGACTACACGATCTGGGCGCTCGCCGATGGTCAGGTCAAATTCGACCGCGCCGGCCGCCGCGTGAACGTGGAGACCGCTCCCGTCGCCGCCGCCTGATTATTTTCAACCGCCTTCGGCGTTCGTAGCAGACGTCGAGGGTTGTTTCGTTCGACCCCCGCCTTTCGAGGCGGGGGTTTTTGTTTTGCCCGGACTTCCCGCTTTTCAGGAACCGGGTTTCGCCGTTTTGTAGGCGGCCATGCATGTGCCGCAATGGATCGAGCGCAAACGGGACGGCGGAGAGCTGAGCCCCGCGGAAATTTCCGCACTCATCGAGCAATTCACGGCGGGGAACGTGCCCGATTACCAGATGGCTGCCTTCGCGATGACGGTCTTCTTTCGCGGAATGACTGCGGCAGAAACGGCGGCCCTCACCGCGGCGATGCGTGACAGCGGCCGCGTCTTCCGCTGGCCGGCGAACACGCCCCCGAAGGTCGACAAGCACTCGACGGGCGGCATCGGTGATAAGGTCTCCCTGATTCTCGCTCCGCTGCTCGCCTGTGAGGGGTTCTGGGTGCCGATGGTTTCCGGACGTGGTCTGGGAATCACCGGCGGCACGCTTGACAAGCTGGAGGCGATTCCCGGCTTCGAGGTGCAGGTTTCCGAGGC from Chthoniobacterales bacterium encodes the following:
- a CDS encoding KpsF/GutQ family sugar-phosphate isomerase — translated: MLLPLTDEAILERAGQVLAIEIEELEKLKGRLGAEFVRGVRLLLGGIARGGKIIVIGVGKSGQIGDKIAATFASTGCVCVVLNALNALHGDVGVVEDGDVVIALSYGGETEELLKTLSVLRRFNVEILGITGVPDSTLARLSTVTLNVAVEKEACPLNLAPTSSTTAMLALGDALAMVVLEAKGMSREDFSRYHPSGSLGRALLTQVTDVMRGRERITLVAADETVRTVLRKMSAGKNGAAVIESADGQLGGIFTHGDFARLFNQSTDIADEPVGKHMTQRPVQIAKDALAVEALALLRAHQVDEIVVVEGSRVAGVIDVQDLSRHRLL
- the rplU gene encoding 50S ribosomal protein L21, coding for MAYAIVQTGGKQYRVAEGDLIDVEKLDLEAGKDAVLDVLFFADGDKVQFGSPLLAGASVTAEVVEQHKGEKVIAYKYKRRKGYHRTVGHRRQLTKLKIKSISI
- the rpmA gene encoding 50S ribosomal protein L27; translated protein: MAHKKGQGSVKNGRDSTSKRLGVKKFGGESVVAGNIIIRQRGTKFIPGRNVGLGRDYTIWALADGQVKFDRAGRRVNVETAPVAAA